From the genome of Ptychodera flava strain L36383 chromosome 22, AS_Pfla_20210202, whole genome shotgun sequence, one region includes:
- the LOC139122391 gene encoding beta/alpha-amylase-like, whose translation MKLLATFAVFTLFAVATCRRSAEEWKDRVIYQILTDRFAAPGSASWSSCGDLRGYCNGNFRGIIEQLDYIAGMGFNAIWISPLPQHTEGDYHGYSAIDMYTISWHWGTEKDFNDLVAAAHARDIWIMVDVVANHMGIGDVSTYIPFDKTEHYHEYCEIHDWNDAWQVENCWLFGLPDLAQENQYVDNELCYWIDWLLKTYDIDGIRIDTVSHVPKWFWEKFKAAANVYDVGEIYTSDLGKIQYYIPPMDAALNYPFYWTMKDVLIWGKSMRDLANKYNEMKARFGATMHVMGTFADNHDQARFLCDRNSWTLLKNYVMLVLTMEGIPIVYYGTEQGYTGCADPNNRESLYPNYNTDHHLYWFIATTNYWRGVLGTSFTAADQVERWIDDDFYSFTRGDAMMCATKIGEFGNLSRRVSYHNYPIGTVLVNIYNTNDRVTVQSYGIDISITGGEPKLYLPQSYISANAANAPAQHVASE comes from the exons ATATTGACAGACAGATTCGCCGCTCCTGGCTCAGCATCTTGGAGTTCATGTGGAGACCTTAGAGGCTACTGTAACGGAAATTTCCGAGGAATTATTGAGCAGCTGGATTATATCGCAG GAATGGGTTTCAACGCAATTTGGATTTCACCCCTTCCCCAACACACCGAGGGCGACTACCATGGCTACTCAGCGATCGATATGTACACTATCAGCTGGCACTGGGGGACAGAAAAAGACTTTAACGACCTGGTAGCGGCGGCGCatgccagagatatctggatTATGGTTGATGT CGTAGCCAACCACATGGGTATTGGTGACGTTTCAACGTATATTCCCTTTGACAAAACCGAGCACTATCACGAGTATTGTGAGATCCATGATTGGAACGATGCGTGGCAG GTTGAGAACTGTTGGTTGTTTGGCCTCCCTGACTTGGCACAAGAGAACCAATATGTCGACAATGAACTTTGCTATTGGATAGACTGGCTGTTGAAGACTTATGATATTGACGGTATAAGAATTGACACTGTGTCCCAT GTACCCAAGTGGTTCTGGGAGAAGTTCAAGGCTGCCGCAAACGTCTACGATGTCGGTGAAATTTACACTAGTGACCTTGGCAAGATTCAGTACTACATTCCACCAATGGATGCTGCCCTCAACTACCCATTCTACTGGACCATGAAGGACGTGCTCATCTGGGGAAAGAGTATGAGAGACCTAGCAAACAAATACAACGAAATG AAAGCTCGTTTTGGCGCTACAATGCACGTGATGGGTACATTCGCCGACAACCACGACCAAGCGAGATTCCTATGTGACAGGAACTCATGGACACTGCTGAAGAACTACGTTATGTTGGTACTGACGATGGAG GGTATCCCAATCGTCTACTACGGTACGGAACAAGGTTACACAGGTTGTGCTGATCCTAACAACAGAGAGTCACTCTATCCCAACTACAACACAGACCATCATCTCTACTGG TTTATTGCCACCACCAATTATTGGCGTGGTGTACTCGGCACTTCATTCACTGCCGCTGATCAAGTTGAAAGATGGATTGACGATGATTTTTACTCCTTCACACGTGGCGAT GCCATGATGTGCGCCACTAAGATTGGAGAATTTGGCAACCTCTCCCGTCGTGTGTCGTATCACAACTATCCAATTGGCACAG ttcttgTCAATATCTACAACACCAACGACAGAGTTACGGTTCAAAGTTATGGCATCGACATCTCCATCACAGGTGGTGAACCTAAACTCTATCTCCCACAGAGTTACATCAGTGCCAACGCTGCCAATGCCCCAGCCCAGCACGTAGCATCAGAGTGA